A portion of the Enterobacter sp. SA187 genome contains these proteins:
- the rpsB gene encoding 30S ribosomal protein S2: MATVSMRDMLKAGVHFGHQTRYWNPKMKPFIFGARNKVHIINLEKTVPMFNEALAELSKISSRKGKILFVGTKRAASEAVKEAANSCDQFFVNHRWLGGMLTNWKTVRQSIKRLKDLETQSQDGTFEKLTKKEALMRTRELEKLENSLGGIKDMGGLPDALFVIDADHEHIAIKEANNLGIPVFSIVDTNSDPDGVDFVIPGNDDAIRAVTLYLSAVAATVREGRSQDLAAQAEESFVEAE, from the coding sequence ATGGCAACTGTTTCCATGCGCGACATGCTCAAGGCTGGTGTTCACTTTGGTCACCAGACCCGTTACTGGAACCCGAAAATGAAGCCTTTCATCTTCGGCGCACGTAACAAAGTTCACATCATCAACCTTGAGAAAACTGTACCGATGTTCAATGAAGCCCTGGCTGAACTGAGCAAGATCTCTTCTCGTAAAGGTAAAATCCTTTTCGTTGGTACTAAACGCGCTGCAAGCGAAGCGGTGAAAGAAGCTGCTAACAGCTGCGACCAGTTCTTCGTGAACCATCGCTGGCTGGGCGGTATGCTGACTAACTGGAAAACCGTTCGTCAGTCCATCAAACGTCTGAAAGACCTGGAAACTCAGTCTCAGGACGGTACTTTCGAAAAGCTGACCAAGAAAGAAGCGCTGATGCGTACTCGTGAGCTTGAGAAACTGGAAAACAGCCTGGGCGGTATCAAAGACATGGGCGGCCTGCCGGACGCACTGTTTGTAATCGATGCTGACCACGAACACATTGCAATCAAAGAAGCAAACAACCTGGGCATCCCGGTGTTTTCTATCGTTGATACCAACTCCGATCCGGACGGCGTTGACTTCGTTATCCCGGGTAACGACGATGCAATCCGTGCTGTAACCCTGTACCTGAGCGCTGTTGCTGCAACCGTACGTGAAGGCCGTTCTCAGGATCTGGCTGCGCAGGCGGAAGAAAGCTTCGTAGAAGCTGAATAA
- the pyrH gene encoding UMP kinase encodes MATNAKPVYKRILLKLSGEALQGSEGFGIDASILDRMAQEIKELVELGIQVGVVIGGGNLFRGAGLAKAGMNRVVGDHMGMLATVMNGLAMRDALHRAYVNARLMSAIPLNGVCDNYSWAEAISLLRNNRVVILSAGTGNPFFTTDSAACLRGIEIEADVVLKATKVDGVFSADPMQDPTATLYDQLSYADVLDRELKVMDLAAFTLARDHKLPIRVFNMNKPGALRRVVMGEKEGTLITD; translated from the coding sequence ATGGCTACCAATGCAAAACCCGTCTATAAACGCATTCTTCTCAAGCTTAGTGGCGAAGCGTTACAGGGCTCCGAAGGCTTCGGTATTGACGCAAGCATCCTTGACCGCATGGCACAGGAAATTAAAGAGCTGGTTGAATTAGGCATCCAGGTCGGTGTGGTGATTGGTGGTGGTAATCTTTTCCGTGGCGCAGGTCTGGCGAAAGCGGGTATGAATCGCGTAGTGGGCGACCACATGGGCATGCTGGCTACCGTGATGAATGGCCTGGCGATGCGTGACGCGCTCCACCGCGCCTATGTGAACGCCCGCCTGATGTCTGCTATTCCGTTGAATGGCGTGTGTGACAACTACAGCTGGGCAGAGGCGATCAGCCTGCTGCGTAATAACCGCGTGGTGATCCTCTCAGCCGGTACCGGCAACCCGTTCTTTACCACTGACTCCGCAGCCTGCCTGCGTGGTATCGAAATCGAAGCCGATGTGGTGCTGAAAGCCACCAAGGTTGACGGCGTGTTCTCTGCCGATCCGATGCAGGATCCGACCGCTACCCTGTACGATCAGCTGAGCTATGCTGATGTGCTGGATCGTGAACTCAAAGTCATGGATCTGGCGGCCTTTACTCTGGCTCGCGACCATAAACTGCCGATCCGCGTGTTCAACATGAACAAGCCGGGCGCGCTGCGCCGCGTGGTCATGGGTGAAAAAGAAGGCACTTTAATCACGGACTAA
- the frr gene encoding ribosome recycling factor, protein MINDIRKDAEVRMEKCVEAFKTQISKVRTGRASPSLLDGIVVEYYGTPTPLRQLASVTVEDSRTLKINVFDRSMGPAVEKAIMASDLGLNPNSAGSDIRVPLPALTEERRKDLIKVVRGEAEGARVAVRNVRRDANDKVKALLKDKAISEDDDRRSQEEVQKQTDAAIKKIDAALADKEAELMQF, encoded by the coding sequence GTGATAAACGACATCAGAAAAGATGCTGAAGTACGCATGGAAAAATGCGTGGAAGCATTCAAAACCCAAATCAGCAAAGTGCGCACTGGCCGCGCGTCCCCGAGCCTGCTGGACGGGATCGTTGTGGAGTACTACGGTACCCCGACCCCGCTGCGTCAGCTGGCCAGCGTCACGGTTGAAGATTCCCGTACGCTGAAAATCAACGTGTTCGATCGTTCCATGGGCCCGGCCGTTGAGAAAGCGATCATGGCATCCGATCTGGGTCTGAACCCGAACTCTGCCGGTAGCGACATTCGTGTTCCGCTGCCTGCGCTGACGGAAGAACGTCGTAAAGATCTGATCAAAGTGGTGCGTGGCGAAGCGGAAGGCGCGCGCGTTGCCGTACGTAACGTCCGTCGTGACGCGAACGATAAAGTGAAAGCGCTGCTGAAAGACAAAGCCATCAGCGAAGATGACGATCGTCGTTCACAGGAAGAAGTGCAGAAACAGACCGACGCGGCGATTAAAAAAATCGATGCGGCGCTGGCGGATAAAGAAGCGGAACTGATGCAGTTCTGA
- the tsf gene encoding translation elongation factor Ts, which translates to MAEITASLVKELRERTGAGMMDCKKALTEANGDIELAIENMRKSGAIKAAKKAGNVAADGVIKTKIDGNYGVILEVNCQTDFVAKDGGFQAFADKVLDAAVAGKITDVDVLKAQFEEERVALVAKIGENINIRRVAALEGDVLGSYLHGARIGVLIAATGADEELVKQLAMHVAASKPEFVKPEDVSAEVVEKEYQVQLDIAMQSGKPKEIAEKMVEGRMKKFTGEVSLTGQPFVIDPSKTVAQLLKEHNADVTNFIRFEVGEGIEKVETDFAAEVAAMSKQS; encoded by the coding sequence ATGGCTGAAATTACCGCATCCCTGGTAAAAGAACTGCGCGAACGTACTGGCGCAGGCATGATGGACTGTAAAAAAGCGCTGACTGAAGCCAATGGCGACATCGAGCTGGCCATCGAAAACATGCGTAAATCTGGCGCGATCAAAGCGGCGAAAAAAGCAGGCAACGTAGCTGCTGACGGCGTGATCAAAACCAAAATCGACGGCAACTACGGTGTGATTCTGGAAGTTAACTGCCAGACTGACTTCGTTGCTAAAGACGGTGGTTTCCAGGCGTTCGCTGACAAAGTGCTGGATGCTGCAGTTGCTGGCAAAATCACTGACGTTGACGTGCTGAAAGCGCAGTTCGAAGAAGAGCGCGTTGCGCTGGTGGCAAAAATCGGTGAGAACATCAACATTCGCCGCGTTGCCGCCCTCGAAGGCGATGTGCTGGGCAGCTACCTGCACGGCGCGCGTATCGGCGTTCTGATTGCCGCTACCGGTGCTGACGAAGAGCTGGTTAAGCAGCTGGCAATGCATGTTGCTGCAAGCAAGCCGGAATTCGTTAAGCCGGAAGACGTGTCTGCTGAAGTGGTAGAGAAAGAATACCAGGTACAGCTGGACATCGCCATGCAGTCTGGCAAGCCGAAAGAAATCGCAGAGAAAATGGTTGAAGGCCGCATGAAGAAATTCACCGGCGAAGTTTCTCTGACCGGTCAGCCGTTCGTTATCGATCCGAGCAAAACTGTTGCTCAGCTGCTGAAAGAGCACAACGCTGACGTGACTAACTTCATCCGCTTCGAAGTGGGCGAAGGCATCGAGAAAGTTGAGACTGACTTTGCAGCAGAAGTTGCTGCCATGTCCAAGCAGTCTTAA